Below is a window of Falco rusticolus isolate bFalRus1 chromosome 9, bFalRus1.pri, whole genome shotgun sequence DNA.
CCAGTTTTGGTGACTGATTACtttatagttttattttgattgtaGCCAATTATCATCTTTGAGATTACCTGTGGAGCTGACATactgcatttcaaataaatctgTGATCATTTGTATCTACAAACTCTATTTTCAGTCTAGCTTTCTTCTATTACTGCATTGACTTGGTATTACTGTTGCTGTGCATAGATTTTAGACAACtaaaacatgacagaaaaatctAAATGAGAGTTGCCTTGTTTCACAGAAGTAGTATCTTCAACAGCATAACACTATAGAGCTACCACCGCCTCACTCATGGCTGTGCAGTACTGAATCTTGTCAGTACTTGTCATCTGTTGTAGCTGTTTTTATCCACCGCCAAAAATTCAATGTCCTTTTGGTCTAATTCTGCTGTGACAGAATAAGCTATTGCTCCATTTGTCCAGATGTGCTGTTTTGTGCCCGTATCATTGGTGAGTGACCGCAAATACgttcttttgattttctttgctaGTCTTGCAACGCACAATAATGTTGAACTACATATCATAGAAAATCCACACAGGAGGAATGATGCAGTATAGCTGCCAGTTGTGTCCACAAGCCaacctgcaggaaaaaaaatcatgtttttttaaaggtccACCAGAATACTGATAATTTACAAATGCTGTGATCAACAGGAGTTTTATGAATGTCTGGAGTTATCATGTTTAAATACAATCCAACAATACAGGTTCATATCACCATCGGTATACTTCTacctcctggggcaggggagggattTGTCCTCAGGAGGCAGATAAGATTTTTATGGGCTTTTGTTTGAAGGTTAAATCCATGAGAAAAGGCACAGCAGTCATCACCACAATATTAAATAAACATCTTTTGACTGCATGGATTTAACTGGTAGTCTCTAGACATGCTTAGAGCGCCCTGGGATTAAATACTGTGTGCATGAGATCCTTTTGCAGAAACATCTAGTGAGTTATGCCCTAGGCTCATGCATCAcctaaaataattcagttttgcagtaacttttgctgtggaaaaataaattaaaagcttcaGAAGCAGGGATTAATTAGGAATTGAGGTGAACAGCAGACAAAATACGCAAGACATATGTATACATGgttgtttgaaaaaaagatcTCTGACCTTCCACAGTATTCAAAACTGTGTCAAGCTCTTTCTAAAGAGAGTACAGCTCTCATCCTTACTTCACTGTAACAGAACCAACAGGGAAAATGATGACTAGATATTACAGTGATGAGCTTGTGACCAAACAGTAGCAAAGCTGACTCACCCACCTGTTCAAAGCAGTTTGAAGATGAAAAGATCAAGCCCTCTAAAccaaaaaatactttggaatGAAACTCTCTTTAGgctacattttcaaaatcatgtaatttcacagtgaaatattttgttctttctacTTGCACAATTTCTGAACTACATGGTGACATAACAGCTCTTAGAAGCCCCATTCcatactgttttttttaaattcaactCCCTCTATATGTAGAAATCAGCCCATCAAGACAAGGCTTAGGTGGGATCTAAGTCTTATGAAGGTCTAGGTGTGTTATTTCTCTGCCTAGGGGCTACCTCCACATTTAGTGTGCATTTGCtgtctttcctctcctttcacaTCACACCAATAGGCAAATCTGAAGTAGCGATAAGATTACAGGAAAGTAATTTGTGAACTGACCTGCAACAGGCGGGCTCACTAAATATGGTATGGCATGTAGAAAATACACGACACCCAGTGCTGATGATAAGGAAGAAGTTCCCACTACATCTGCTGTCATAACTGGGATCAGCGTTACATAGGCTCCATCGAAGTAACCAAAGGTAAATGAGAAAGGCACAAGCAAGGGGAAGTTTTGGAGAACTGGCAGGAGAAGACAACAAAGGCCATCCATTCCCACAGCAAAGAGGTAGCAAAAGTGCCGATGCTTCTTCAGACACCTgcaaatttcaaaacagaaaagaaaaagattatcACTAGACACAGCATCTCAGTTTCTATGTCCTGGCATGCAGCACTTCAGTTTCTCTCTTATACATAGCTCAATTTTAAGTCCATTTTCTTACACAGTCTTTAAGATGAAAACCTCAGCACTGGCAAGCCCAGGTAGGGAAAGCGGCCCActtgcagctgcagaaacagctggtAAGCAACGGCCCATGCTGCCTGCAGTGTTCTTCAGGCTGCTCCTAGTGAGGGGAGCCATTCCACTGCAAGGATTTTGCAGTCCTCTGAAGTTTCAATGtacaaagcagtatttcatcAGGCTTTTTACATTCCAGCTCAGCAAGGTGCTCCAACGAttacacaaaaaatattatggTATACCTCTCTTAATCGTCATCCTTCCCATCAGCCCTTAAACACTGGAGATAGCATGAGCTAAGTGAGATGGCAAttccctttctccctgccccacaaACCCAATAACTGATTTTTCCCACAAACTGAATAAGCACGAAGAATGTGTCCTTTAGAATCAAAATCTTTCTTAATTTAGCCTGTCTCTACTGATGTTACAGATGTCTGGAGTGAGCTGAGTTAGCAAAGCATGGTGAGCTTTACATACTGGAGCATGTGAAACAATTTTAGGTCAGTCCTCCTGAGTACGTGTCTGACAGTGTAAAGCCAGCCCCTTGACCCTCTTCCATAACTCCTGtgcctccccagcagcacgaaagagatgaaaaggcagaggaagcagaGTGTGATCCTCTAGGAGACAGGTACAGAGGATCACACTCAACATATCTCAGGCAGGGGGTTACATTTCTACTGTCAAATGCGAGTGCTTTGCACAAACACATAATTTCTTCAGGGCGAAAAAAGGTACTAAACCAGCAGAATTGAACAAACTCAAAAGAgacaaaaacattaaatagtaagcatttctgaaagttaGACTGTGTGGTGCTCTTtgttctgttgttgttgttgttgttgttgttattgtgtGTGTACATGCTACAGAAAAAGTCCATACTGttaacttttaaatgtattataCCTCACCTGGAGCCAGCCTCCCACCAGCTAAAGCTTACACTTGCTTAGCCATAAGCCATTACCTTCTGTCTGTTAGCCATCCAAAGGTGATATTACCAATGATGTCTATGACACCAAGTATGGACATGAGGAAGGCAGCCTGGTGATGACTCACTCCAACGCTCAAAGCATAAGGCACTAGGTAGACAAAAAGAGGGCTACAGCCATATGCCATAAATAAAACTGACACTGCCAGCACCATGAAGCCTGGCATCAGTAAAAAGTCATATTCCTTCCATGAACAGTAGCATAAAGATTCACGAGACCACACTTTGATTACAGGTGAACAGATGGACATTCGCTTTAAGTCTTGTTTCTGCGCTTTGGGGACATAATCCTGTTCAAGAAACTCAGGAGCAGTTTTACGGTCCTCTTTAAGAGCAATAGGCCGCATCAAGGCACCACAGACACagaggtttaaaacaaaacctcccAGGATGAGTAAAGCTCCACGCCAGGAAAACTGCTCGATTAAGAGCTGGACCACAGGGGCCAGGATGAAGGTACCGATTCCACTTCCTGACATGGCTATTCCATACGCCAGTGCTTTTCTTTCGTTGAAGTATTTGCCCACCATGGCGATGGCTGGAGAGTAACAGAGTGCAAACCCAAGTCCTAGAAGAGAAAGCACAGTGCAGATGGCTTAATACTACGCACGACATACGGAACACATTAAATTAAACCACATAACCTACTTTCATTAGCACAAATGACTGGGAagctttttctgattctgtatCACGCACAGTGTGAAGAGAAACCAGGCTGACTCCTTTACTCCACTGTCAGAGTCATGGGCTTGACAAACGTAACAGATCATCATTAACCCGCAATAACAGGGCTCAGCAAGAAGTGATGGGGTTCACTTAATAACAAGGACAATCAATAAACATCAGGGAAATGGCGTGTCAGCCTCTCCCGGATGCAAGATGAGGTCTTGTTTCAGGGACTGTGCAGATGCTGGCACCAAGCACACTGTCCTGATGAAGCACCACTCTGTGTTTCGGTCTGTTGCAACCCTGAACATTAGTTTCCAGGTCTCTGAAACACAGTACAACAAGTCTGTCTCTATTACTAATATTCTACAATAAACCTTTTTTAGTCAGCTGAACAAactccacacagcagctgcttggaGTCCTGACCAGTTTAAATCCCTTCCTACAAGtaaagaggggggaaaagcctcagaaaacaaagccatgTCCAATTTAGTAAACAAGTAAGATATATCTCTTGGATTGGGAAAAGGATTGTGGTCTCTGCTGTGGAACCAGAGAGCAGATTTTAATCATCACATGCTTGCTCTAACACTAAAACATGTATTCCTGAATCAGCCACAGAAATGAGTTCCTGACTGGGGTTTTGGAGCATGTTGTACATTGAGGGTAAAACGGTCCCCACTGCCTTTGGCAGAACTTGGCAATCGATGAGATAATCACCTGGTGCTGTAACCAGCTTGCCACGTCCTCCTCAAAGGCTGCACTGTGCAGGGTGGGCACTAAGCCTGCCAGGATGGGATAAGCGGATTAGAGGGACTCTGGGCAGCAGGTCCCCACTCTGGCACCCCTCAGAGCTGGGGTTGGACCTGTGTGGGCAAGTAGGGCCAGAGGGGCAGCCTTGAGCTAGACATCATCACTCAAGAGCTGTGAAAATCAGACTATTTCACATAcacaccatttatttttttagtgagATGGCAGGGGGAAATAGGTCCCCAAAAAGCCAATAAATATCCCGTGAAAAGTAGAAATGCAAAGTTTGGGGCTGAAAACTTTTTCATACTTCTTAGAAGGAGCTCTGCTACTTATTGCCACTCCCTCATCTCACCTCTGCTTCACTCTTCACAGCTTCAAGTCCTGCAGCTTTTATGGATTTAGACATTCACCAGCTACAACATCCCACCTCCTCTCTGGGTTGGGGCACCACCTCTAGCCTTTATGAACAGTTCACCTCTCCATTAATCAGTCCCCATGGAACAGAACTTCACTGCTTGTAGAACCAGCTCTTTGCAGCTCCACCTATACGGCACAACTGCTTTTCCACCTCAGTATTCGCAGTGGTCCTTGCTAAGGAAGCTTCAGTGGCATTAGTATGGTATGTGGCACAGTCCCTCGAGTTACAAGGagtctttttatttgttatgaACACATTTGTCAAAGATTAACATCGTAATACAGGAGTGACATGCACgacaagaaagaatttttttatttattttttttttaacaaataagcTGTTGGCAGCATGTGAACTGCAGTAATTCCACTAACTTGTTACTGAACAGCAGGGGACCAAGTACAAGGGCTTATATCACCGTGGCTACCAGGTCAGTATTAATGAGGAAAGAATGTCAGTGTGACCATGGGCACCTCTCAAGTTCCTCTGTGCACAACAAACACAGGGAGATAGCACAGAGCAAAGATATTTGTTATCACCATACCTGAATACAAGTGGAAGAGCTGCTACAGCAACACTACTAACCAgcaatttgtttgcttttcaactGGACTGtaacacagacaaaaataagGTGCGCAGCTAAGGTACTAGGTATTCACCCACTGTTTCTctgctaactttttttttttaatatgcaaatatttttgggCAGTCTAGAACTCTCACTATATCAAACTCCTCCcaaatcacagggaaaaaaggaagactttttgTGTATCACTTGTTCCTGACCTCCCATACTTTCAAAGCTTTACCTATAGTCTGCtatcaaacagaaattaaaggatTACTTTTGCAGTGTGCTGCATTTGGACTGCAGGAGAGACTGAGTGCTGAAACCCTCACGGGGCAGCCAAAGCCACTCTTTTACGATGAAAGGAATGGGTCTGAGTATCTCTACTGACCGGTGTGGTGCCAATAAGACAAGGAGAAGAGATCACCCCTCTTAAAAGGAACAACCATCATTTTTAACATTCCCGTGTTGTTTTCCTGGCAGGAACAAAGGGACTGAATGTCTCCTACCTGTAAGGACTCCTAATGATAAGTAGAGATGTTCCAGGCTGGTGGCGAATGAACTCAAAATTAGTCCAGTAGATGCAAGCAGCCCTCCTAGCATGATACCAGCTTGGCAGGACACATGATTACTTATTAAACTCCCAAGTGGGgcttcaaagaaacaaataaatctAGTAGTTAATGACAGGTTCTCTCAGACAGTTTGTTGCAATGGTcatcaaagaaaaggaagcagtagGCAAGCAAGAGAAAATGGTGATCACAGCTACAGATTGGTCTTCTAACATCTTCCTGATCACAATGGTGTGAGCActgaaaacctaaaaataattttcctgaaagTCAGGATAAAGCCAGAATTTACAGTAGCTTCTCAGCAGCCATTTTAGTAGATCAAAGTCATTACAGGACACAGCTACTAGCAATTTTGAGGGTCAAGAGAGGCCACAGCAACAGGCCACACAGTTCATTACTCCACAGTCACAACACTGAGACCTTCCTCAACCTGGAATTTGCACTTCAGCCCTCAGTAAGTTCAGGCATCCTTCCTCAGTGCTCCCTGACCTTGTGGACTCTGTGTCAGACTCAAATAGTAGAGGTCTCACATCTTTTTGACCATCTCCAGGGCTGCTACCCCTCTCCTGCACTTCTCCAATGTTGATGGCTCTCAGATCCCCTGCTTCTACCATGGTGTGTCATCACCAGCCCTCTCCCTCACACTACCTGCAATGCCAGGTTATCCTTACTTCTCTTTTTCACCCCGCAAGACATAACCTGGCTGACACAGGAGAGCAGCTATGTTTCACTCCAGCTGTGTCTCTCCTTTCTGTCTTCATAGCAATTATCATGGATTAACCCTCTTCCACAGGATTAGGCATGGATTTTCAACTAGCTGTACAATTTTAAGGTAAATCCACGAGAAACTTGGTACAACTGCTGCATTGATACATGCCATTTTTAgtaacactgaattttcttttaagggaAGACTATTTGTAAACATACAACTTTGCTAAAAGGAGGATGACTGTGTCTTGATCTGAAGGCAAGATTGTGTGCTAAGTCTTAAATATGATTCCAAtcaaaaggcaaaagaaagaagtgctCAGTTAATAGCTCTTAAATGCAACTTGTCCCACTAGACCTTGacaaaagcacatttctgaaaacttagATCATTTGACAAAacaaagttctgcttttctgtagtaTGAAGACACTCCCTTCCTTCACAACTATGCTGAGGGAAGCAGCTTGGATATACCATACCCCAGAGAGCCCACAGTATCTATCTTTCCCAGCTGACTACACCAACTTGTGAACACGCTAAAACCAGATggagctgaagaaaaagcagccacATTAGTCTTAAAAGGGTAATACACACCACAGAGCATCGTAGCACAGTCGACAATGGAGTGAATCCAAGCTGTTCTGGCATAATCCTGCCCAAAGTATGCCTGAAACTCCacaaaaaaaatggagatgcatctaggaaagaaaacatgaatacCACTCTGTTGAACATGGGATATTTGCCTCACAGAAAACACTGGTCACGCTCTTCAGGTGTAAAGAATACCCACTTGAAGGtcctctccagctcccaggaaAATCAAATCTGTGTTGTTCCAGAATCCCAATGAGATGGGgaaatttttaaacactttctaAGGGATATTGGAAATGAAGGGCTACCTTAATGCATTAGGGACAAGATATGAAATGATGTCTCCAAGCTGAGTAATTCCAACATGCTCTGTGTGAGGCACCTAGGCTGGAGTGATCCAACCGGAGAAGAATCCTTGCTTTGCACTGGCAACAAATGAATCACAAACTGGTGTCCAACTATTATCCCAGCAGTGGGGTTAGACACTTGAGCTGATGTAGAACCTAATTCAGACAGATAACTACTCCAGAGAGATTATGAACATTACAATACCACGTTTCTCACTGCAGTTAGCTGCTGCTAGATTTTTATAActcatattatttttaactgaactGAAATGGAAGTTGTAATTATCACCAGCAAGTTATAGGTCACATTGTGATGTTGCTTCCTCGGTACACAAGGCCCCAGCTCCCCAGTTCTTCACTGACCTGGTTGCTCGCTAATGGTGGTATTCACATCTGCACAAACTGGCAGGGCAGGGTCAGCCTGAAGAGCCAACACCACCTATAGCTATGTGTTCATGGATGCACAAGTGCAAAGCAAGTGAAAAGCAAGTCATCATGAACAGAGAATCAAACACAGCAGGAGCCCATGGGTCCTCCAACAGTTTATTCAGATGCTTCCAGAAGAGGTTACTTTGCTCTACTTAGTGAGTGTTACTGTTCTACCCGTCTTTGCAGGGGAACAGATTAAAAGGCTGCATAGTTTCATTCTGATTTCTGGATCAGCAAGAggtcccttctctctctctcttttttcctcctgcagatCAACAAACAACTGCTTCCTTTAGCTTTTTTCTTGCACATACTTGATTCCTGTACATACTTTAGATGTGTGCCAGCCATTAGATGATTTATCAGATGTAACACATTTCACAAgtgaaaaaggaattaaatccaCCAGGAAATCTCTACTGTCATTACAGAATTGGAATATTTGCATACATAAACTAACCCTGTGTCAATGTTTCCATGCCCCTTTTATGCTGTTGACTCCAGGACCCCAGATTTTAGATCCCTAAACCTggcagctttattttaaaagcgATATAAAATTTAAGTAGGAAACACTGTATTTACATTATACTGACTGTCCAACAAGACACTGTCTCAGTGTTCCTCACTTACCAGGGTGCTTCTCTCTATGCTTAATATAGCTTAAATGTCCATGTTCACACCCACCACGCTCCTCTGTCTCCAGCTAACATTAAAGTCTGTGTGGGAGCCATCTCACCCCATATCTATACATTATGTTTACGCAAGGCAGCATTCTATTCCCGTTCTATTTTTGAGAAgcattttttatgaaatattttctgcatatttcGGATACCAGAAGGGTACAGAGAGGGGCCTCCCTCCTCCCTTGGGCACGGACCTTCTCAGGCAGGATGGTAACTGAAATGCTTGCAGTAGAAGGGGGTATCCACAGGTTTCTCAGACAGGCTCAGGAGCCAAGTAATCCCAAGTAAATCCACTGGGACTAGCAAAAACAAGCAAGGCCATGGGGTCAGAGACACACAGCAGACCCAGAGAAACCCTACATGATTCCTCCCTCCCTGACCAAACTATCTCAGCCTGAAACAACGCTGCCTGCTCCGAGCTTTGATTCTGCAGCAAATCAAGGAGCGGGTGTTGTGAGAGGGAGCAGCTGTCAGAGGCGGCGAGGCTAAAACCAGAGGTGTCATTGTGATGCCTCAGCCATCACCCACAGCCTTAGGGGCTTTGGGAAGCCTTTAAAAAGGTAGCAAGAGAGAGATTTGTACCTAGCCAGAATAACCCCTGAAGCTGTGGGGCACCAGGAGAGATCCCAAATCCTCTTTccaaggggaggggggaataaaaaaaaaaaataatcataaaaggGTAATGCCATAAACAGGTCAAAACCAAGAAGCAGACCCTTTACCTCGTCACGGCCCTGGTACAGATAGTGACAAGGAAGCAGCCAGCAACGATCATCCACCCCCAGCCTCCGTCGGGAGGGCTGGCATGCGGGGCCCGCCGGGGCGAGGCCATGGTGCGGGCTGGGGTGCgtcctccctcctccccgccgcAGCGGCAGGGGCCACCCCGCCACCGGGGTCACCCAGCGCATGGGCCACCGGCCATctggggagagagagaacaCACAGGCAGAGGGGCACTCAGGGTACGCTGCGCCACCATTACCTGCACGCCGGGCTGGGACGCGCTGCTTCGGCTTTGTGGCGTGAAAGCCAGGGCACTCCTTCAAACCGGTTTGTGAAAATTTGCTGGAAAGCGAGAGCGCCATCAGAATTTGGCCCCGTGATTGGTACCGATCGTTCCAGAGTAACTTACCCAGCAGTTACATCCCAGCACCATACCCTCGCCCCCCGCAAATATCAGCACATACGTGTAATCCCCATCCATTGCCAGTGCCAGACACTACAGCTCATTTACCTCCAGCGGGCTTCCCCCGCTCACACCGGTCTCTGGCCCGAATTGTATTTTCAATTGCAGTCTTCACTCCAAGTAGCTATTCTTTCTTGTGCACAGTTCAGCgcaaaatttttgtttgaaggAATACGGTTTTCACCTTTGTATGAAAATGGAACATTCACTGCAAAACCAGAGCAGATCTGATGATGAAATGACCTCCTTGCTCTCACCAGGCAAACCCTAGATGAAGGCTGTAGCCAGGCAGCACACAGGGACTTTGCTGAGCGTGGACAAGTCACTGAAGGTTAGAGCTAGCCTGTCCCCGTCTTCCACCCACTCAAATCAAAGTAGTGCCTCCATCCAGGCCATAACGTGGACTCTAAACGCACAGCGAGTGCTGCAGGACACGGCAGGAGACCAAACAACACCCCCTGGACCCAGGACGAGAGGACGAGTCACACACGCTGGCGTAGCTTTGCTGATGGCTGTGGGTGACACTGGCAGCATGGGACCAGCAGCCCTTAGTCCTTCCTGCCCCAGTGACTGACCGCGTGGCAGGACCAGTGACCGACTGTCCGGCAGGGCTAGACAGAGAGACCCAAGACCCTCCGTTTTGCTCAGTGCAGGAACACGTAGTGCTGCCTGTCAGTGCTGGGTTTCAAACCATGTTTTAGCCATCACCAGCAGGCACCTAGCCCCTGGATGAATCAAAGATTTTTAAGACGTAAGCAAACTATCTGGGAtgtctttcagttttgcttggAGAGAAACCTCAAATAGCTTCTACATCACCTAATAGGACAGATGCTGAATATGCAACATTCCCACTGACAAGAACCACAGGCTTCCTAGGAAATGTTACCTATTACAGCACTTAAGAGAGCTGCAGAGTTACTCAAAAGTACAACGCAAGGAAGCAGCTACATGGCTAACAATGTGCCTTCTGAGTCCTTGAAGCTGCTCAGCCAGGTGATGCTCACGGCTTGGTTCTGCAAAGCCCAGAGCTCCCCGATGCCAAACAGGAAGGCAGCCCAGAGCCAACTCTAAATGTCACCACAGGTGAACTTTGAGAATTATTCATCAGCTGCCTCCCCTGAGATATCAAAAGGTACATCTCAAAAccattacaaaattatttcaagaaaacataCAAGAAAACTTGAAGGTGAACAAactagaagaaaacaggaatgacaaaacaaacaaaaaccacaacacactgAAAGCTTAGCCAAATTCCTACTAGGCTATAAATAATACCCTGTAACAACACTGTACAA
It encodes the following:
- the SLC16A12 gene encoding monocarboxylate transporter 12 isoform X4 gives rise to the protein MASPRRAPHASPPDGGWGWMIVAGCFLVTICTRAVTRCISIFFVEFQAYFGQDYARTAWIHSIVDCATMLCAPLGSLISNHVSCQAGIMLGGLLASTGLILSSFATSLEHLYLSLGVLTGLGFALCYSPAIAMVGKYFNERKALAYGIAMSGSGIGTFILAPVVQLLIEQFSWRGALLILGGFVLNLCVCGALMRPIALKEDRKTAPEFLEQDYVPKAQKQDLKRMSICSPVIKVWSRESLCYCSWKEYDFLLMPGFMVLAVSVLFMAYGCSPLFVYLVPYALSVGVSHHQAAFLMSILGVIDIIGNITFGWLTDRRCLKKHRHFCYLFAVGMDGLCCLLLPVLQNFPLLVPFSFTFGYFDGAYVTLIPVMTADVVGTSSLSSALGVVYFLHAIPYLVSPPVAGWLVDTTGSYTASFLLCGFSMICSSTLLCVARLAKKIKRTYLRSLTNDTGTKQHIWTNGAIAYSVTAELDQKDIEFLAVDKNSYNR
- the SLC16A12 gene encoding monocarboxylate transporter 12 isoform X1, producing the protein MVKHLTGQYLMFPSQPSSFPVIFWSGVQRYTYKPSCTEMCSSQIFTNRFEGVPWLSRHKAEAARPSPACRCISIFFVEFQAYFGQDYARTAWIHSIVDCATMLCAPLGSLISNHVSCQAGIMLGGLLASTGLILSSFATSLEHLYLSLGVLTGLGFALCYSPAIAMVGKYFNERKALAYGIAMSGSGIGTFILAPVVQLLIEQFSWRGALLILGGFVLNLCVCGALMRPIALKEDRKTAPEFLEQDYVPKAQKQDLKRMSICSPVIKVWSRESLCYCSWKEYDFLLMPGFMVLAVSVLFMAYGCSPLFVYLVPYALSVGVSHHQAAFLMSILGVIDIIGNITFGWLTDRRCLKKHRHFCYLFAVGMDGLCCLLLPVLQNFPLLVPFSFTFGYFDGAYVTLIPVMTADVVGTSSLSSALGVVYFLHAIPYLVSPPVAGWLVDTTGSYTASFLLCGFSMICSSTLLCVARLAKKIKRTYLRSLTNDTGTKQHIWTNGAIAYSVTAELDQKDIEFLAVDKNSYNR
- the SLC16A12 gene encoding monocarboxylate transporter 12 isoform X2, whose product is MVKHLTGQYLMFPSQPSSFPVIFWSGVQRYTYKPSCTEMCSSQIFTNRFEGVPWLSRHKAEAARPSPACRCISIFFVEFQAYFGQDYARTAWIHSIVDCATMLSPLGSLISNHVSCQAGIMLGGLLASTGLILSSFATSLEHLYLSLGVLTGLGFALCYSPAIAMVGKYFNERKALAYGIAMSGSGIGTFILAPVVQLLIEQFSWRGALLILGGFVLNLCVCGALMRPIALKEDRKTAPEFLEQDYVPKAQKQDLKRMSICSPVIKVWSRESLCYCSWKEYDFLLMPGFMVLAVSVLFMAYGCSPLFVYLVPYALSVGVSHHQAAFLMSILGVIDIIGNITFGWLTDRRCLKKHRHFCYLFAVGMDGLCCLLLPVLQNFPLLVPFSFTFGYFDGAYVTLIPVMTADVVGTSSLSSALGVVYFLHAIPYLVSPPVAGWLVDTTGSYTASFLLCGFSMICSSTLLCVARLAKKIKRTYLRSLTNDTGTKQHIWTNGAIAYSVTAELDQKDIEFLAVDKNSYNR
- the SLC16A12 gene encoding monocarboxylate transporter 12 isoform X5, which translates into the protein MLCAPLGSLISNHVSCQAGIMLGGLLASTGLILSSFATSLEHLYLSLGVLTGLGFALCYSPAIAMVGKYFNERKALAYGIAMSGSGIGTFILAPVVQLLIEQFSWRGALLILGGFVLNLCVCGALMRPIALKEDRKTAPEFLEQDYVPKAQKQDLKRMSICSPVIKVWSRESLCYCSWKEYDFLLMPGFMVLAVSVLFMAYGCSPLFVYLVPYALSVGVSHHQAAFLMSILGVIDIIGNITFGWLTDRRCLKKHRHFCYLFAVGMDGLCCLLLPVLQNFPLLVPFSFTFGYFDGAYVTLIPVMTADVVGTSSLSSALGVVYFLHAIPYLVSPPVAGWLVDTTGSYTASFLLCGFSMICSSTLLCVARLAKKIKRTYLRSLTNDTGTKQHIWTNGAIAYSVTAELDQKDIEFLAVDKNSYNR
- the SLC16A12 gene encoding monocarboxylate transporter 12 isoform X3 yields the protein MYLMFPSQPSSFPVIFWSGVQRYTYKPSCTEMCSSQIFTNRFEGVPWLSRHKAEAARPSPACRCISIFFVEFQAYFGQDYARTAWIHSIVDCATMLCAPLGSLISNHVSCQAGIMLGGLLASTGLILSSFATSLEHLYLSLGVLTGLGFALCYSPAIAMVGKYFNERKALAYGIAMSGSGIGTFILAPVVQLLIEQFSWRGALLILGGFVLNLCVCGALMRPIALKEDRKTAPEFLEQDYVPKAQKQDLKRMSICSPVIKVWSRESLCYCSWKEYDFLLMPGFMVLAVSVLFMAYGCSPLFVYLVPYALSVGVSHHQAAFLMSILGVIDIIGNITFGWLTDRRCLKKHRHFCYLFAVGMDGLCCLLLPVLQNFPLLVPFSFTFGYFDGAYVTLIPVMTADVVGTSSLSSALGVVYFLHAIPYLVSPPVAGWLVDTTGSYTASFLLCGFSMICSSTLLCVARLAKKIKRTYLRSLTNDTGTKQHIWTNGAIAYSVTAELDQKDIEFLAVDKNSYNR